GTAAACCTAAGGATTCTTCATAAGCTGCGTATCTCTTAAGCATAATAGcgtaattaattttggagaATAGAACAGATGTGTATTAAACTTATATTCTATGTGATAATAAGgaaatactaatttaaagtataaaattctaataattttgcaGCTCTGTCATGGAATTCCAAAGCCTAGAAATCTGAGATGTCATCAGAAAGGGCTATCTTGGTGAAATGATTCATAACGAAATCTGGATTGTCTGGTTTGATAGAGATGATTTCTTATGAATCTTCAGTCTGTTGGATTAGATTGTTTAATATACTTGAATAAAGAAGTTGGAATCATCATTGATCTATTCTCTcctgaaaataattttcttttgcCTTACTATATCAATAGGAGATTTATCTTATATCAACATAGGTTGAGATACATTTTTGTTATGAAATGTGTGAGcttctaatttaatcattttattattaattatatatatattgcaTTGTCTAGAAGGTTATCAAAATGCCCTCTTAACCATGATGTTGTAGAAGTCCTCTCTTGTAATTTCTCTGCCATTCGAAGCTGCACGTTCCAACATCTCAGCCAATTCTTCAGCAGTCATGGTCTCACCCAATTCTTTGGATACCTAACTTATCAATTCTCGATTTTATActcttttcaaattattcaagttGATACTATTGCTGCCATCATCATcgaataaatcaaatattttattgattccaTCTTTGCTCTCCCTATTACCCAACTTAGACGTAATTgcatctaaaaattaatcaaagtcAACATCAGTTCTATCTCTAATCTTGCACTAAATACCCCTCATTTTCAAGTTCGGcaatcatattaaaaatagttgGATTCTTTTAATCGAATCCTAAACTCTACATAGCTGCCTTCAATTCACGTGGATCCACTCTCCCAGTACCCTCAGTATCAAAAAGATTGAATGCTTCTCtgatttcatcaatttcatcatcaGTCAATCCTGGTCTAGTAACACTAAATTATCATCCATACCTCTCTTGAGGTTTACGTGCATTCCCTTACTTCTAAGGTTATTGCTTTTACGCTACTTGAGCTTAGGGTTTGCCTCTcatatctttatttatttcaaatatatttatataaaatagtatataaatcaaaat
This window of the Paramecium tetraurelia macronuclear, complete genome genome carries:
- a CDS encoding Centrin, which produces MRGKPQAQVAQKQQPQKQGNARKPQERPGLTDDEIDEIREAFNLFDTEGTGRVDPRELKAAMQSLGFDQKNPTIFNMIAELENEGTDVDFDQFLDAITSKLGNRESKDGINKIFDLFDDDGSNSINLNNLKRVSKELGETMTAEELAEMLERAASNGREITREDFYNIMVKRAF